A part of Miscanthus floridulus cultivar M001 chromosome 6, ASM1932011v1, whole genome shotgun sequence genomic DNA contains:
- the LOC136461950 gene encoding small ribosomal subunit protein uS7-like, producing MAEVEQQQDVVKLFNRWTFDDVQVNDISLNDYLAVSPTKHATFLPHTAGRYSKKRFRKAQCPIVERLTNSLMMHGRNNGKKVMAVRIIKHTLEIIHLLTDANPIQVVVDAIINSGPREDATRIGSAGVVRRQAVDISPLRRVNQAIYLLTTGARESAFRNIKTIAECLADELINAAKGSSNSYAIKKKDEIERVAKANR from the exons ATGGCGGAGGTGGAGCAGCAGCAGGACGTGGTGAAGCTCTTCAACCGCTGGACCTTCGATGATGTCCAG GTGAACGACATCTCGCTGAACGACTACCTGGCGGTGTCGCCGACGAAGCACGCGACGTTCCTGCCGCACACCGCGGGCCGCTACTCCAAGAAGCGGTTCCGCAAGGCGCAGTGCCCCATCGTCGAGCGCCTCACCAACTCCCTCATGATGCACGGCCGCAATAACGGCAAGAAGGTCATGGCCGTCCGCATCATCAAGCACACCCTGGAGATCATCCACCTGCTCACTGACGCCAACCCCATCCAGGTGGTCGTGGACGCGATCATCAACAG TGGACCCCGTGAGGATGCCACCCGTATTGGTTCTGCTGGTGTTGTGAGGAGGCAGGCTGTGGATATCTCACCCCTGAGGAGGGTGAACCAGGCCATCTACCTCCTCACCACTGGTGCCAGGGAGAGCGCTTTCAGGAACATCAAAACCATTGCTGAGTGCCTTGCAGATGAGTTGATCAATGCTGCCAAGGGCTCTTCCAACAG CTACGccatcaagaagaaggatgagattGAGCGTGTTGCCAAGGCCAACCGTTGA